From Streptomyces sp. NBC_01754, a single genomic window includes:
- a CDS encoding 2-hydroxymuconic semialdehyde dehydrogenase, with protein MTADTGRWIRNFVDGRFVEPDERRSFGKVDPATGSVHARVHEADEPLVDRAVAAARRALDDGWASTAVRERAALLRRAADRIEERFEEFVAAEIADTGKPVTQARELDVARAVANFRTFADVVAAAGQESFLTDLAGGKQALNYAVRKPLGVVAVIVPWNLPLLLLTWKIAPALACGNAVVVKPSEETPGTATLLAEVLAEAGLPAGVYNVVHGFGGGSAGEYVTSHPGIDGVTFTGSSATGSHVMKTVAPRVRPVSFELGGKNAAIVFDDVDIDEALAGLSRSVFTNTGQVCLCTERVYVQRSVFDEIAGGLVEKARGLRLGRPLDEATTTGPLISQTHRDKVLRYFELAERAGAEVITGGGVPRLGEGLDGGSWIEPTLWTGLTNADRVVREEIFGPVAALIPFDTEAEAVALANDTDYGLAASVWTNDLRRGHRVAQSMNVGMAWVNTWFLRDLRSPFGGVGLSGIGREGGESSLHFYTEPTNVCVQL; from the coding sequence ATGACGGCAGATACTGGGCGGTGGATCCGCAATTTCGTTGACGGACGGTTCGTCGAACCCGACGAGCGGCGCAGCTTCGGCAAGGTGGACCCGGCCACCGGGTCGGTACACGCTCGCGTCCACGAGGCGGACGAGCCCCTCGTGGACCGCGCCGTGGCCGCGGCCCGACGCGCCCTGGACGACGGCTGGGCGAGTACGGCGGTACGTGAGAGGGCAGCACTGCTGCGCCGCGCCGCGGACCGGATCGAGGAACGCTTCGAGGAGTTCGTCGCGGCGGAGATCGCCGACACGGGCAAGCCGGTCACGCAGGCGCGCGAACTGGACGTGGCACGGGCCGTCGCGAACTTCCGCACCTTCGCGGACGTGGTCGCCGCGGCGGGCCAGGAGTCGTTCCTCACCGACCTCGCGGGCGGCAAACAGGCCCTCAACTACGCGGTCCGCAAGCCGCTCGGCGTCGTCGCGGTCATCGTGCCGTGGAACCTGCCGCTCCTCCTGCTGACCTGGAAGATCGCACCCGCCCTCGCCTGCGGCAACGCGGTGGTCGTCAAGCCCAGCGAGGAGACGCCCGGTACGGCCACCCTGCTGGCCGAGGTCCTCGCCGAGGCAGGCCTCCCCGCCGGCGTGTACAACGTCGTCCACGGGTTCGGCGGCGGATCCGCCGGTGAGTACGTGACGTCCCACCCCGGGATCGACGGCGTGACCTTCACCGGTTCCTCGGCGACCGGTTCGCACGTCATGAAGACGGTCGCGCCCCGGGTCCGCCCGGTGTCGTTCGAACTCGGCGGCAAGAACGCCGCCATCGTCTTCGACGACGTCGACATCGACGAGGCGCTGGCCGGACTCAGCAGGTCGGTGTTCACCAACACCGGTCAGGTGTGCCTGTGCACCGAGCGGGTGTACGTGCAGCGGTCCGTGTTCGACGAGATCGCGGGCGGGCTCGTCGAGAAGGCCCGGGGCCTGCGGCTCGGGCGTCCGCTGGACGAGGCGACCACCACGGGCCCGTTGATCTCGCAGACCCACCGGGACAAGGTCCTCCGCTACTTCGAACTGGCGGAGCGGGCCGGTGCCGAGGTGATCACCGGCGGTGGGGTTCCCCGGCTGGGGGAGGGCCTGGACGGCGGTTCGTGGATCGAGCCGACGCTGTGGACCGGCCTGACCAACGCCGACCGGGTCGTACGCGAGGAGATCTTCGGCCCGGTGGCCGCGCTCATCCCCTTCGACACCGAGGCCGAGGCCGTCGCCCTGGCCAACGACACCGACTACGGCCTCGCGGCGTCGGTGTGGACCAACGACCTGCGGCGCGGGCACCGTGTGGCGCAGTCGATGAACGTGGGCATGGCCTGGGTCAACACCTGGTTCCTGCGCGACCTGCGCTCACCCTTCGGCGGGGTCGGGCTCTCGGGCATCGGCCGCGAGGGCGGCGAATCCTCCCTGCACTTCTACACCGAGCCGACGAATGTGTGCGTACAGCTGTGA
- a CDS encoding MFS transporter: MSNPSPEEKAGGAATAPGRTAVATLAGTTLEWYDFFLYGTAAALIFDKQFFPSLSPTAGTLAAFSTLAVGFVARPLGGLVFGHFGDRIGRKATLVVSLVMMGIGSTLIGAIPNYDSIGFWAPVLLVLLRIVQGIGLGGEGAGATLMSMEHAPKGKRNLYAGFPQMGTPAGLVLANIIFLVTNSLMGDNAFTSWGWRIPFLLSFVLVAVGLVIRLRVTESPSFNRVLEQDDVVRFPLAESFKVGFPRLGLTLLAVVANSAVAYVFMVFTLSYGTKNLGYDRQFLILSVTAAAVLWFATIPVWTKIADRHGRRAMFIGGSAAILAWCAVFFPLYDTGSNVLALVALAGMGLIIPVTHCVQGGIIADTFPAHVRYSGSSLILQTGAILGGGLAPMISTALLGDGGSSAGVTWYLVTMCAISLGGAIALFRVVPDGPADGVEPPAKALSQV; the protein is encoded by the coding sequence ATGAGTAATCCGTCTCCAGAAGAAAAAGCGGGCGGTGCCGCAACCGCTCCGGGAAGAACAGCGGTCGCGACGCTGGCCGGCACCACACTCGAGTGGTACGACTTCTTCCTCTACGGCACAGCCGCCGCCCTCATCTTCGACAAGCAGTTCTTTCCTTCGCTGAGCCCGACGGCGGGCACACTGGCGGCGTTCAGCACGCTTGCCGTCGGTTTCGTCGCCCGGCCGCTCGGCGGTCTGGTCTTCGGTCATTTCGGGGACCGCATCGGACGAAAGGCGACCCTGGTGGTCTCCCTCGTCATGATGGGAATCGGCTCCACCCTCATCGGCGCCATTCCGAACTACGACTCGATCGGTTTCTGGGCGCCGGTCCTGCTCGTTCTCCTGCGTATCGTCCAGGGCATCGGCCTCGGGGGTGAGGGCGCGGGCGCGACGCTGATGTCGATGGAGCACGCCCCGAAGGGCAAGCGGAACCTCTACGCGGGGTTCCCCCAGATGGGCACCCCCGCCGGCCTGGTCCTGGCCAACATCATCTTCCTCGTCACCAACTCGCTCATGGGCGACAACGCGTTCACCTCATGGGGCTGGCGGATACCCTTCCTGCTGAGCTTCGTCCTCGTCGCGGTGGGTCTGGTGATCCGGCTCCGCGTCACCGAGTCCCCGTCGTTCAACCGCGTCCTCGAACAGGACGACGTCGTCAGGTTCCCGCTCGCGGAATCGTTCAAGGTCGGATTCCCCCGCCTCGGGCTGACGCTGCTCGCCGTCGTCGCGAACTCCGCCGTCGCCTACGTGTTCATGGTGTTCACCCTGTCCTACGGCACCAAGAACCTCGGCTACGACCGGCAATTCCTTATTCTCAGTGTGACCGCGGCCGCCGTGCTGTGGTTCGCGACCATTCCGGTGTGGACGAAAATCGCCGACCGGCACGGCCGGCGGGCGATGTTCATCGGCGGTTCCGCGGCGATCCTGGCATGGTGCGCCGTCTTCTTCCCGCTGTACGACACGGGCAGCAATGTCCTCGCCCTCGTCGCTCTCGCCGGAATGGGCCTCATCATTCCGGTGACACACTGTGTTCAGGGCGGGATCATCGCCGACACCTTCCCCGCCCACGTGCGGTATTCGGGTTCCTCCCTGATCCTCCAGACCGGCGCCATCCTCGGCGGCGGCCTCGCCCCGATGATCTCCACCGCACTGCTGGGCGACGGTGGTTCCTCGGCCGGTGTGACGTGGTATCTCGTCACGATGTGCGCCATCAGCCTCGGCGGCGCGATCGCGCTGTTCCGCGTCGTGCCCGACGGGCCGGCCGACGGGGTCGAGCCCCCTGCCAAGGCCCTCTCCCAGGTCTGA
- a CDS encoding carboxylesterase family protein — protein MTASTRARTGPVRYATAERFARPRSVPAQDARPSSGEICPQLPSRLDAVMGPPLDSRPQGEDCLNLSVTTPARDSRARPVMVWFHGGGFSSGAGIRDWYDGGALADQGDVVVVAVNYRLGALGYLCLDGVSEGNLGLYDQLEALRWVNTHIAAYGGDPGNVTAFGQSAGALSIRLLMEMPEARGLFHRAILQSPPLSIAARPRPEALALGRTFARLLADDPRTAGLPAILEAQRKTAVAHRRRTGSTLEPPFNPVEYTGPAHSPGTSFEENVRGMDVMYGWNADDMTAFPGEDGDAGELTRRTYAEPLGRFGARLARAGARVHTYRLDWRPAGSAFGATHCVELPLLLGTRNAWRGSPMLGDAAWEEIETIGTTLRTAWSDFARTGSPGPVPAPLHCGRRTPRHHPAR, from the coding sequence ATGACCGCGTCGACGAGGGCCCGGACCGGGCCCGTCCGCTACGCCACCGCGGAGCGCTTCGCGCGCCCCCGCTCCGTGCCAGCCCAGGACGCGCGCCCGTCGAGCGGCGAGATCTGTCCGCAACTGCCCTCCCGTCTCGACGCGGTGATGGGCCCGCCCCTCGACAGCCGCCCCCAGGGCGAGGACTGCCTCAACCTGTCGGTCACCACACCGGCCCGCGACTCCCGGGCCCGGCCGGTCATGGTGTGGTTCCACGGCGGCGGGTTCAGCAGCGGCGCCGGCATCAGGGACTGGTACGACGGCGGGGCGCTCGCCGACCAGGGCGACGTGGTGGTCGTCGCGGTCAACTACCGTCTCGGGGCGCTCGGGTACCTCTGCCTCGACGGAGTCAGCGAGGGCAACCTCGGCCTGTACGACCAGCTCGAGGCTCTCCGCTGGGTGAACACCCACATCGCCGCGTACGGGGGCGACCCCGGCAACGTCACGGCCTTCGGGCAGTCCGCCGGCGCCCTGTCCATCCGGCTGCTGATGGAGATGCCCGAGGCCCGGGGCCTCTTCCACCGCGCGATCCTCCAGAGCCCCCCGCTGTCGATCGCCGCCCGCCCCCGCCCCGAAGCCCTCGCCCTGGGCCGGACCTTCGCCCGCCTCCTCGCGGACGACCCCCGCACCGCCGGACTCCCCGCGATCCTGGAGGCGCAGCGAAAGACGGCGGTGGCCCACCGGCGTCGGACCGGCAGCACCCTGGAACCGCCGTTCAACCCGGTCGAGTACACCGGACCCGCCCACTCCCCCGGCACCTCCTTCGAGGAGAACGTGCGTGGCATGGACGTCATGTACGGCTGGAACGCCGACGACATGACCGCGTTCCCCGGTGAGGACGGCGACGCCGGGGAGCTGACCCGCCGGACGTACGCGGAACCGCTCGGCAGGTTCGGGGCACGGCTGGCGCGGGCCGGAGCCCGGGTACACACGTACCGCCTCGACTGGCGGCCCGCCGGATCGGCCTTCGGCGCCACCCACTGCGTCGAACTGCCGCTGCTGCTGGGCACCCGGAACGCCTGGCGCGGTTCGCCGATGCTCGGGGACGCGGCGTGGGAGGAGATCGAGACGATCGGCACGACCCTGCGCACCGCCTGGTCCGACTTCGCCCGCACGGGATCTCCGGGCCCCGTCCCCGCCCCCCTGCACTGCGGCCGGCGAACCCCGAGGCACCACCCAGCGCGCTGA
- a CDS encoding 2-keto-4-pentenoate hydratase, whose protein sequence is MTPLLGNDENTGSDENTGTDDGTGTDGRIEAAAALLTTAAVTRTPCAPVRRYLGATDIDAAYEVQRRVAAARAASGARRVGAKIGLTAPVVQQQFGVFQPDFGVLFDDMTYAHGEPLPLGRFLQPRAEGEIAFVLGRDLDLPGAGVADVLRATEFVLPAVEIVDSRITDWDLTITDTVADNASSGAVVLGTTPYTLDARDLSRVGMTLHQDGEPVSFGAGHACLGSPVVAVAWLAREMGRRGQPLRAGDVVMSGALGPMVPIAGPGRFRLELDGLGEVEAVIEEETK, encoded by the coding sequence GTGACTCCACTCTTGGGCAACGACGAGAACACCGGCAGCGACGAGAACACGGGCACCGACGACGGCACCGGCACCGACGGGCGGATCGAAGCCGCCGCCGCACTGCTCACCACCGCCGCGGTCACCCGCACCCCCTGCGCACCGGTTCGGCGGTATCTGGGCGCGACCGACATCGACGCCGCCTACGAGGTGCAGCGCCGCGTCGCCGCCGCCAGGGCCGCCTCCGGGGCGCGCAGGGTGGGCGCCAAGATCGGGCTCACCGCCCCTGTCGTGCAGCAGCAGTTCGGCGTGTTCCAGCCGGACTTCGGGGTGCTCTTCGACGACATGACGTACGCCCACGGCGAGCCGCTGCCGCTCGGCCGGTTCCTCCAGCCGCGCGCGGAGGGCGAGATCGCCTTCGTGCTCGGCCGTGACCTGGACCTGCCCGGCGCCGGTGTCGCGGACGTTCTGCGGGCCACCGAATTCGTGCTCCCCGCCGTCGAGATCGTGGACTCCCGGATCACCGACTGGGACCTGACCATCACCGACACCGTGGCGGACAACGCCTCCAGCGGCGCGGTCGTCCTCGGGACCACTCCGTACACGCTCGACGCCCGGGACCTCTCCCGGGTCGGTATGACGCTCCACCAGGACGGCGAACCGGTCTCGTTCGGCGCGGGCCACGCCTGCCTCGGCTCGCCCGTCGTCGCCGTGGCCTGGCTGGCGCGCGAAATGGGCCGGCGCGGACAGCCGCTGCGCGCCGGTGACGTCGTGATGTCCGGTGCGCTCGGGCCGATGGTCCCCATCGCCGGACCGGGGCGGTTCCGGCTGGAGCTGGACGGACTGGGCGAGGTCGAGGCAGTCATCGAGGAGGAGACCAAGTGA